AAACACACCCCTCTCTTGCATGGTTGCAAACCTATTGCTCTCTTGAGTTGCTGCAATACAGTTGCAAACATATTGCTGCAAGCATATCCCTCTCTTGCATGGTTGCAATACAGTAAGAATTTCCAAACACGCCCCTCTCTTGCATGGTTGCAAACACATCCCTCTCTTGCATGGTTGCAATAATGCTGTGAGGAAGCTGCAAGGAGATCACTCCCTGGCTTTCTCAAGGCGGGGATTGGACTCTGGAGTGCGTTTTTAAAGCCGAAAAGGGGCAAAGCGACAAATGGACACAAGTCCTGTCCTTGGCACACGTCAGGAAAAcgattccttttcctttgggagTGAACGAGTGGCAGGGAAAAAAAAGAAGCTGGAAGAGTTGTGTGTTTCCTTCGAAGGAGGGGCGAGGACGCTCTTAAAGGGACGGCgctgggaagaggaggaggaggaggaggaggttgagTTACCCCAAAGGACGtggtgctgcttcttcttcttcccgtGGTTCCGGTCCGGCCCAGCTCCGTTCACTGCAGAGGAGAGACCTTCAAGGGGATCATGATGCGGGACTCCATCTCCTGGATCAGCGGCACTGCCAAGGAACAAAATAAGCATGGAGACACAGGCAGAGACCATATATGCTGGAGgattgttattatgattattattaatgcatgtgCATATATGGATAGCCTTGCATTTACATCCCTCTCCTCGTATATTTCCAGGTAtagaaataatagagaaaaataatacatgtaataataccaacaataatagagaaaaataatacatgtaataataccaacaatagagaaaaataatacatgtaataataccaacaataatagagaaaaataatacatgtaataataccaacaataatagggaaaattaataaatgtaataataccaataataatagagaaaaataatacatgaaataataccaacaataatagagaaaaataatacatgtaataataccaacaataatagagaaaaataataaatgtaataataccaacaataatagggaaaaataataaatgtaataataccaacaataatagagaaaaataataaatgtaataataccaaaaataatacatgtaataataccaacaataatagagaaaaataataaatgtaataataccaaaaataataaatgtaataataccaacaataatagaggaaaaataataaatgtaataataccaacaataatagagaaaaataataaatgtaataataccaacaataatagagaaaaataatacatgtaataataccaacaataatagagaaaaataataaatgtaataataccaacaataatagagaaaaataataaatgtaataataccaacaataatagggaaaaacaatacatgtaataataccaacaataatagaggaaaaataataaatgtaataataccaataataatagagaaaaataatacatttaataataccaacaataataaatgtaataataccaaaaataatacatgtaataataccaacaataatagaggaaaaataataaatgtaataataccaaaaataatacatgtaataataccaacaacaatagaggaaaaataatacatgtaataataccaaaaataatacatgtaataatacaggGGCACTGCCAGGGAAGGGAGGAACAAAATAAGCATGGAGACACAGGCATCTATACCTGCccaggtattaataataatatgactccTCCTCCTACTGTCGGCCCTTTGTTCCCCTGTGGGACTCACCGGTGTAGTAGACGAGCTCGTCCCATCCGGGCTTGTGCCAGGCGGCGTTGCGGATGTCCTCGCGCGTCTGGAGGTCTTTGTAGGCTGGAGAAACACAAGGAAAGGCTTTGGAAGGGCCATCGATATCGACTCCATCTATCCACCCCTTCAACCCCATGACAGAAGGTCACCCCCATCATCCTCCCCATCATCCTCCCCTGCTCACCCCAGAGGTGGTGCACCATGTAGAGCTGTCCGATCTGGGAGAAGAAGCCGCCCACCGCCTCCTTGTCGTCCTGGCGGAAGCCGATGGCCCGCGCCCTAGAAATAAGCAACAAAATAAGCACAAGGCAAGGATTTTATATGTCTAGATATATAAAAAGGCCATGGACCGGGGGCCGAGAAAGAAGCAACAAAACTCAATGCCCCAGAACCACccaacttggcaacacaacccaccacaACCCTAGGTCccgacaacaaaaggaaaaggaaaataaagtcctgccagttagaaggctaagctccgcccacttggtctgctgccagttggaaggctaagctccacttaGTCTGCTGAaagttggaaggctaagctccacttggtctgctgaaagttggaaggctaagctccacttggtcttctgccagttagaaggctaagctctgcccacttggtctgctgccagttagaaggctaagctctgcccacttggtctgctgccagttgtaaggctaagctccacttggTCTGCTGAAAGTTGGAAGGCTATGCTccacttggtctgctgccagttagaaggctaagctctgcccacttcgtctgctgccagttagaaggctaaactccgcccacttggtctgctgtcagttagaaggctaagctccacttaGTCTGCTGAaagttggaaggctaagctccacttggtctgctgaaagttggaaggctaagctccactcggtcttctgccagttagaaggctaagctccacttaGTCTGCTGAaagttggaaggctaagctccacttggtcttctgccagttagaaggctaagctctgcccacttggtctgctgccagTTGTAAGGCTAAACTCCACTTGGTCTGCTGAAAGTTGGAAGGCTATGCTccacttggtctgctgccagttagaaggctaagctctgcccacttggtctgctgccagttagaaggctaaactccgcccacttggtctgctgccagttagaaggctaagctccaatTGGTCTGCTGAaagttggaaggctaagctccacttggtctgctgccagttagaaggctaagctccacttggTCTGCTGAAAGTTGtaaggctaagctccacttggTCTGCTGAAAGTTGtaaggctaagctccacttggtctgctgaaagttggaaggctaagctccacttggTCTGCTGAAAGTTGGAAGGTTAAGCTccacttggtctgctgccagTGAGAAGgcgaagctccgcccacttggtctcctagcaacccactcagcccagggtcTCTTCAACTAGGCTTTTTCCaacaactaccaccaattcctcaatagtatATTCCATTCTTCACCactgcaacgcgtggccgggcacagctacatCTGAGGAAAGGAGGCTGAATCGAGCATGCTCTCCTTTAAGAAAGCCCAAGCCCAAAGGCGGCAGCAACGGGAGGCCGACTCACCAGTAGTTGCCCCACTCGATCATGGTTCCGGGCTGAAAGGAAGACAGAAAGAAGCCTTAGACTCCCACAAAGTATCCAAGGGAGACAACACCGCTGTTGAGACAGATCTCGGGGAGAGACACGTCTGGCGCTCACCCGCAGCTGGTAGGAGCGGAGCTCGTAGATGTTGGGCCCCGGCCGCGGGACGGGCTCGTTCCAGAAGCTGAACTCCAGGAGAAGCTGGTTCTTGCGCGAGAGCAGCATCCCGTTGCGGGCCTTGCGGAACTCCGTGAAGACCTGACAGGacaacaccatcatcatcatcattattttattatgacacagcaaacaagatagacatgctggatctcgtatcacaaaatcacaagtcgaacacttcccaagtgtctaggactgtgtgatgtattttcggatgatgcgtgcacgtcccagtagggtggccttttgcagttcgcagtgctaaaaattcggacagtgttggtcagagactgtgtttcagtttcttttttcccacacagcttcaggtcatccatgtacattattattattattggggaaaGAGGAATATAAATGAATACCAAGCTATAGTAGTAGCTGCGTCTCACTCTGCAGATTGCtttggcctattattattattattattattattattattattattattattattactgtagcaTGATTCTTGGGGAAAGCCGAGGGAGAGGAAGCGGGGGCCTCACCTTGTCGTGCCGGAGCTTGTTCATGACCTCGGTCAGGGCCGGGTAGCCTCCCTCGTAGCGCCAGAGGTGGACTGGGGAGAGGAAGAGCGGGGTCTTGTTAAGGCCGGACCCTCTTTGGGTTGGCTGTCTTTGTGTTTGTGGTCCTCCCACCCCTTCCCATCGCACAGAAAAGAGGGATGCGTAGCCTACCGGCCTGGTCTTGCTCCCCGTACCACGTGTTCCAGGTCCCCACCAGCGTGCACGGGTAGTCCTTCCCCTCGTGGATGCCCGGAAGCACCTCTTGGctgggaaagggaggaaggaaggaagggtcaatttttggtttacagatgttatgtttaattgtgtgtttgtgttttaaaagggtgaaactgaagaagtgcagcgtttaaaaaaaggagagtcagtctgtgctctgatgaggcacagggaagactgatcctggtTGAgaggatcaagggagactcaaatggagaagtgggcggaagTGTGGAGAACAGGAAGgcactgtgttttaaaagggtgagtattgcagttattgcttctctgcgctcagaggctggttgccatggagaagtgggcggagccaactgccgtcttttgctgaagaagtgcagcgtttaaaaaaaggagagtcagtctgtgctctgatgaggcacagggaagactgatcctggtTGAgaggatcaagggagactcaaatggagaagtgggcggaagTGTGGAGAACAGGAGGgcactgtgttttaaaagggtgagtatt
This genomic window from Anolis carolinensis isolate JA03-04 unplaced genomic scaffold, rAnoCar3.1.pri scaffold_7, whole genome shotgun sequence contains:
- the nipsnap2 gene encoding protein NipSnap homolog 2; translation: MAASGALRLGRRAGRFPGPLRLLLLRGLASSQSRPAEDSWLKSLFVRKVDPRKDAHSNLLAKRETSSLYKIQFHSVKPECLEAYNNLCQEVLPGIHEGKDYPCTLVGTWNTWYGEQDQAVHLWRYEGGYPALTEVMNKLRHDKVFTEFRKARNGMLLSRKNQLLLEFSFWNEPVPRPGPNIYELRSYQLRPGTMIEWGNYWARAIGFRQDDKEAVGGFFSQIGQLYMVHHLWAYKDLQTREDIRNAAWHKPGWDELVYYTVPLIQEMESRIMIPLKVSPLQ